One genomic segment of Impatiens glandulifera chromosome 6, dImpGla2.1, whole genome shotgun sequence includes these proteins:
- the LOC124942800 gene encoding probable WRKY transcription factor 12, which produces MERSLPTTATAGNYSHDLHHQVSFTSPIINPINEMGFVHFEDHHQTHHVLTFLPSLDNSTVGAGAGAVAAGITSTTGSGSVMAGFNQSDPIKVGQVDPNKTNVESCSNASDGSNSWWKSSSSSAAAEKNKMVKVRRKLREPRFCFQTRSEVDVLDDGYKWRKYGQKVVKNSLHPRSYYRCTHNNCRVKKRVERLSEDCRMVITTYEGRHNHIPCDDSNSSENECFTSF; this is translated from the exons ATGGAAAGAAGTTTGCCGACGACGGCGACGGCCGGCAATTACAGCCATGATCTTCATCATCAAGTTTCATTCACATCTCCAATCATAAATCCAATTAACGAAATGGGTTTTGTTCATTTTGAAGATCATCATCAAACTCATCATGTTTTGACTTTCTTACCTAGTCTTGATAACTCCACCGTcggcgccggcgccggcgcAGTTGCTGCCGGAATCACATCCACTACTGGTAGTGGATCAGTCATGGCCGGGTTTAATCAAAGTGACCCGATTAAG GTTGGACAAGTGGATCCAAACAAGACTAATGTGGAGAGTTGTTCTAATGCAAGTGATGGAAGCAATTCATG GTGGAAGAGCTCTTCGTCTTCGGCTGCGGCGGAGAAAAACAAGATGGTTAAAGTGAGGAGGAAATTGCGAGAGCCGAGATTTTGCTTCCAAACGAGAAGTGAAGTTGATGTTCTTGATGATGGTTACAAATGGAGGAAATATGGCCAGAAAGTTGTCAAGAACAGCCTTCATCCTAG AAGTTATTATCGGTGTACACATAACAATTGTAGAGTGAAGAAAAGAGTTGAACGATTGTCTGAGGATTGTCGAATGGTTATAACAACGTATGAAGGACGACATAACCATATTCCATGTGATGATTCAAATTCATCTGAAAACGAATGTTTTACCTCGTTTTAG